The proteins below come from a single Ruegeria sp. THAF33 genomic window:
- a CDS encoding sensor histidine kinase, translated as MNSLSGRFLILTTVFVMLAEVLIFVPSIARFREDFLLNRLERAQIASLALLADDMLAEDLEAELLANAGVYNVVLRRDEVRQLMLSSPIPDPIADTFDLRDASPWVLIRDALSRFLKPENEVIRVIGEPVKGAGLLIEVTMDSMPLRTAMIDYGLRILGLSFVISIITAFFLFLAVRVVLVRPIKSVVGYMQRYASAPEDARGVITPNSKVTELREAEEALKMLQTDLTQALKQRERLAQLGGAVAKVSHDLRNILTSAQLFTDRIEASDDPLVRRMAPKLVNSITRAVSLCESTLAFGRAEEPAPTLTMVPIRAIAADVAASEQLAVADACVEIVNEVPDTLVARADPEQLYRVIMNLVRNARQALVASGKPGRVTIAGCENDDTWCIEIRDTGPGLPPKARENLFTPFQGGVRKGGSGLGLAISQELVRGHGGDLVLKETGPEGTVFEISLPRGDMTF; from the coding sequence TTGAACTCGCTGTCGGGCCGATTTCTGATCCTGACGACGGTCTTCGTCATGTTGGCCGAGGTTCTGATCTTTGTCCCGTCGATCGCCCGATTCCGCGAGGACTTTCTGCTGAACAGGCTCGAACGCGCGCAGATCGCCTCGCTGGCTTTGCTGGCGGACGACATGCTTGCCGAAGATCTCGAGGCGGAACTGCTGGCAAACGCAGGCGTCTACAATGTCGTATTGCGACGGGATGAGGTTCGGCAACTGATGTTGTCGTCGCCGATTCCCGATCCAATCGCCGACACGTTCGATTTGCGGGATGCAAGCCCATGGGTTTTGATCCGGGATGCGCTCAGCCGCTTTCTCAAGCCCGAAAACGAAGTCATCCGGGTCATCGGAGAACCGGTAAAGGGGGCAGGCCTTCTGATCGAAGTCACTATGGACAGCATGCCGTTGCGAACGGCGATGATTGACTACGGGTTGCGTATTCTCGGTCTCTCCTTTGTGATCTCCATCATCACGGCGTTTTTTCTGTTTCTCGCCGTGCGCGTCGTACTTGTGCGGCCCATCAAAAGCGTCGTCGGCTACATGCAGCGCTATGCCAGTGCGCCAGAGGACGCGCGTGGCGTAATCACACCGAATTCGAAGGTAACGGAGCTGCGCGAGGCCGAGGAGGCGCTGAAGATGCTGCAAACGGACCTGACCCAGGCGCTCAAACAGCGGGAAAGGCTGGCGCAGCTTGGGGGGGCCGTCGCCAAGGTCAGCCATGACTTGCGCAATATCCTGACGTCGGCGCAGCTGTTTACCGATCGGATCGAGGCCAGCGATGATCCGCTGGTGCGGCGGATGGCGCCGAAACTGGTGAATTCCATCACCCGGGCTGTGTCTCTTTGTGAAAGCACATTGGCCTTTGGACGCGCGGAAGAGCCCGCGCCCACTCTGACTATGGTTCCGATCCGCGCAATCGCGGCGGATGTCGCGGCCAGCGAACAACTCGCCGTCGCTGATGCCTGCGTCGAGATCGTGAACGAAGTGCCGGACACCCTTGTGGCCCGTGCCGACCCCGAACAATTATACCGCGTCATCATGAACCTCGTGCGCAACGCAAGACAGGCGCTGGTTGCCTCCGGAAAACCTGGCCGGGTTACCATTGCGGGTTGTGAAAACGATGACACTTGGTGCATCGAAATCCGCGACACAGGGCCGGGTCTTCCCCCCAAGGCGCGCGAAAACCTGTTCACGCCTTTCCAGGGCGGGGTCCGAAAGGGTGGCTCGGGTCTGGGGCTGGCAATCTCGCAAGAGCTGGTGCGCGGCCATGGCGGGGATCTGGTTTTGAAAGAGACCGGACCCGAGGGAACAGTCTTTGAAATCAGCCTTCCGCGCGGGGACATGACTTTTTGA
- a CDS encoding recombinase family protein, protein MSKAKIRCAIYTRKSTEEGLDQDFNSLDAQHEACAAYVASQKHEGWKMLPTRYDDGGISGGTLDRPALQQLMADIDSGRIDMVVVYKIDRLTRSLADFAKLVERLEKADCSFVSVTQAFNTSSSMGRLTLNVLLSFAQFEREVTAERIRDKIAASKKKGLWMGGIPPLGYDPHPDKTRRELVVNVEEAETVRRIFRLYETHHCLNAVVREAEALGIRSKRHVFSTGRTQGGMSFSRGQIYHLLTNPVYLGRIRHKDQTFDGQHPAIIDQALWDSVQQHLQSASTRRRGGSTTQPASSDAPLKGKVRDETGDILTPTHTNRHGKRQRYYVSNRLISGGADPTGWRLPAATFETAVIKAITAHLRDHARRHDVLRACDVARSDTDATAVLKLAARLDAEGCKHAVPLIRAVRLEQCTLAVELDPSAVAEAIDGSAASLSARLCTFTAPLTCKRRGVEMRIVAGDSRPEPDQTLIRALRNAHIWADALKSGEPLKNLAQRIGHSERYVRRITSLISLSPRLQGAILEGTQPAELNLEALVRSNIPLDWTHQDRLFGSNF, encoded by the coding sequence ATGAGTAAAGCCAAGATCCGCTGTGCCATCTACACCCGCAAGTCTACCGAAGAAGGATTGGATCAGGACTTCAACTCGCTGGACGCACAGCACGAGGCCTGCGCGGCCTATGTCGCAAGCCAGAAACACGAGGGCTGGAAGATGCTGCCGACGCGGTATGACGACGGCGGCATCTCCGGCGGCACGCTGGACCGCCCGGCTCTGCAGCAGCTCATGGCTGACATCGACTCTGGACGCATCGACATGGTGGTGGTCTACAAGATCGATCGGCTCACACGCTCGCTGGCCGACTTCGCCAAGCTGGTCGAGCGGCTGGAGAAGGCGGACTGTTCGTTCGTTTCCGTGACGCAGGCTTTCAACACCTCCTCGTCGATGGGACGCCTGACTCTGAACGTGCTGTTGTCTTTTGCCCAGTTTGAACGCGAAGTCACAGCGGAGCGCATCCGGGACAAGATCGCGGCCTCCAAGAAGAAAGGCCTTTGGATGGGAGGCATCCCGCCGCTGGGATATGATCCGCACCCCGACAAAACCCGCCGCGAATTGGTCGTGAACGTAGAAGAAGCTGAGACAGTTCGTCGGATCTTCCGTCTCTACGAGACCCATCACTGTTTGAATGCGGTTGTGCGTGAGGCCGAGGCTCTGGGAATACGCTCGAAGCGGCATGTGTTTTCCACTGGGCGCACGCAGGGCGGCATGTCCTTCAGCCGGGGGCAAATTTACCATCTGCTCACGAACCCGGTCTACCTCGGACGGATCCGTCACAAGGATCAGACCTTTGACGGTCAGCATCCGGCGATCATTGATCAGGCGCTTTGGGACAGTGTACAGCAACACCTTCAATCCGCCAGCACGCGACGGCGCGGGGGATCAACAACACAGCCGGCCTCGTCCGATGCGCCGCTGAAAGGCAAGGTGCGGGATGAGACTGGGGACATCCTGACGCCCACCCACACCAATCGACACGGCAAGCGGCAAAGGTACTATGTGTCCAACCGCCTGATCTCGGGCGGCGCGGATCCGACAGGGTGGCGGCTGCCGGCGGCGACGTTCGAGACCGCCGTAATCAAAGCGATCACCGCGCATCTCCGTGATCACGCCCGCCGGCACGATGTCCTGCGCGCCTGTGATGTTGCCCGATCTGACACCGACGCGACAGCCGTTCTCAAACTCGCGGCCCGGCTCGACGCCGAAGGCTGCAAACATGCAGTCCCGCTCATCCGCGCCGTGAGACTGGAGCAGTGCACTCTGGCTGTTGAACTCGACCCCTCGGCGGTTGCCGAGGCCATTGACGGTAGTGCCGCGTCGCTCAGCGCGAGGCTATGCACGTTCACCGCGCCCCTCACCTGCAAACGCCGCGGCGTTGAGATGAGGATCGTGGCCGGTGACAGCAGACCCGAGCCTGACCAAACCCTGATCCGCGCTCTGCGCAATGCGCATATCTGGGCGGATGCACTAAAGTCCGGCGAACCACTGAAAAACCTTGCCCAGCGCATCGGACACTCGGAGCGCTACGTCCGGCGCATCACATCCCTAATCTCGCTCTCGCCCAGGCTTCAGGGCGCGATCCTCGAGGGCACGCAGCCCGCGGAACTGAATTTGGAAGCCCTCGTGCGTAGCAACATCCCGCTCGACTGGACTCACCAAGACCGGCTATTCGGCTCGAATTTCTAA